The following proteins come from a genomic window of Diorhabda sublineata isolate icDioSubl1.1 chromosome 7, icDioSubl1.1, whole genome shotgun sequence:
- the LOC130446921 gene encoding uncharacterized protein LOC130446921 isoform X2, with product MMRLNQIFLLLSCILGSLQGDVLDFDVDTQVSSSILKYLNERNPNFSYKSAKILQKNVEGDKLDATFQVEATCDYPCQGGTLKCESIFRKIVGESLWHIAGAICAPIESIYLEQQKNIIPTFIGNPVSEQQKTIKEPKDVPRTVEEPKVEQDFVGEPKAIDVVTPKTIKNAEEPELHIEISEESPKKTVPCLGCPIDINPNAYGVADLINTALRHIESERSQKHTALKVLRVQQQVVSGIKYTLLVEVAPTVCPKTIDSPSCPIDRSRDSFICEVQFWEKSWERFTQIIKNNCTNNQEFVYNAGFYTTTKSPPREVDLSDLESQILSDFEIEQPQTTYNGRNWVNSIHPVYSNIGYGPEVILQKRRVRDIVEDKENEHNVFKRHYRDSDSDSSSSSSESDESNDKKRHNDDSDDDSSHSHKHKYDESSESCEHHHKHKHNHRDSDDREPIKDKHSSNDSDESNKSSDSSKSSKSRESRKSYKHSESSESSDSSESDDHKKKHKHHNNSRRKRSNELENDPQILDDLAWIASKILDYHNYVLVGSSNVRLNGLHYKLQLLLERDRTVVECSVFMTVNEGNIYESTIDKYHCNTDEVWKHKTTQDKRSKTLGGMVPISTNDPQINLYLKDGLTNLDKTSPHTNKYKILEIIEATKQTISGVLYRIKAHVTVSDCEKGKDTDPATCGVLKDAPIKECHFKIWDQPWLPQGRQTNITCDNDEEVYRFRQKRDTLTGGINQISKDDDQVKLYLKDGLTNMDQVSSHANKYKVLEVLEASSQVVSGVMYRIKARITVSDCEKGSKVDTENCGVLKESPVQVCNFKIWDKPWIPQSKETKVTCKKEEAEHSKQRRSAGIPGGTNSISTDDPQIKNYLKDALTHLDQSSSHTNKYKILDVIEASRQVVSGSLYRIKAHVTVSDCEKGKDADPATCGVLKDAPIKECHFKIWDQPWLPQGRQTNITCDEEHLSFRQRRSVNIPPHEDAVKLFFKHFQLKYSKNYPTKAEYKHRLSIFKNNLNMIDLLNKYEQGTAKYGINQFADLTQKEFSSLHGLRTDLQSENNVPFPVAEIPDIDLPTGFDWREKNAVTEVKDQGFCGSCWAFSTTGNVEGQYAIKYKNLTSLSEQELVDCDKLDEGCNGGLMDNAYRTIEKLGGLESEKEYPYDGRDEKCHFNTSQVVARITSAVNISHNETDMAKWLTKNGPIAIAINANAMQFYMGGVSHPFKIFCNPKSLDHGVLIVGYGVHNYPLFNKTMPYWIVKNSWGTSWGEQGYYRVYRGDGTCGLNQTPSSAIIA from the exons atgatgagattgaatcaaatttttctcCTTCTGTCTTGCATATTGGGAAGTTTACAAGGGGATGTCTTAGACTTTGATGTGGATACCCAAGTTTCGTCTagcattttgaaatatttgaatgaacGAAATCCTAATTTTTCCTATAAATCAGCTAAAATTTTACAGAAGAATGTCGAg GGTGATAAATTAGACGCAACTTTCCAAGTAGAAGCCACCTGTGATTACCCATGTCAAGGAGGCACTTTAAAATGTGAAAGTATTTTCCGTAAGATAGTGGGGGAGTCATTATGGCACATAGCAGGTGCAATTTGTGCTCCAATCGAATCAATATATttagaacaacaaaaaaatatcattcctACATTTATTGGAAATCCAGTATCGGAACAACAGAAAACTATAAAGGAACCTAAAGATGTACCACGTACTGTTGAAGAACCAAAAGTTGAACAGGATTTTGTTGGGGAACCAAAAGCTATTGACGTGGTTACCCCAAAGACGATCAAAAATGCCGAAGAACCTGAACTC CATATTGAAATTAGTGAAGAGAGTCCAAAGAAGACTGTACCGTGCTTAGGTTGTCCAATAGATATAAATCCAAATGCCTACGGCGTCGCTGATCTGATAAACACCGCGTTGAGGCATATCGAATCAGAAAGAAGTCAAAAGCATACGGCTCTGAAAGTTTTAAGGGTACAACAACAG GTTGTATCCGGTATTAAATATACTCTATTAGTTGAAGTAGCTCCTACTGTCTGCCCGAAAACTATCGACTCTCCTTCTTGTCCAATTGATCGGTCTCGAGACAGTTTTATTTGTGAAGTACAATTTTGGGAAAAATCCTGGGAAAGATTCACAcagattattaaaaataattgtacaaatAATCAAGAATTTGTTTATAATGCCGGTTTTTACACAACGACGAAAAGTCCACCGAGAGAAGTTGACTTGAGTGATTTGGAGTCTCAGATTCTTTCTgattttgaaattgaacaaCCCCAAACAACTTATAATGGG CGAAATTGGGTAAACAGTATCCATCCTGTATATTCCAACATCGGGTACGGTCCGGAGGTGATATTACAAAAGAGAAGAGTCAGAGATATTgtagaagataaagaaaacgAACACAATGTATTTAAAAGACACTATAGAGATTCTGATAGTGATTCTTCATCGAGCAGTAGTGAATCTGACGAAAG taatgATAAAAAGAGACATAATGATGATAGTGATGATGATAGTAGTCATAGCCATAAACACAAGTACGACGAAAGCAGCGAAAGCTGTGAACATCATCACAAACATAAACACAATCATCGAGACAGTGATGATAGAG AGCCGATAAAAGACAAACATAGCTCTAATGACTCTGACGAATCGAATAAATCGAGCGATTCAAGTAAATCTAGTAAATCGAGAGAATCGAGAAAATCTTATAAACATAGTGAATCGAGTGAATCTTCTGATTCATCCGAATCAGATGACCACAAGAAGAAACACAAACATCACAACAATAGTAGAAGAAAGAGGTCTAATGAACTTGAG AATGATCCACAAATTTTAGATGATCTTGCTTGGATAGCATCCAAAATCCTCGACTACCATAATTACGTCCTAGTCGGTTCGTCAAATGTACGTTTGAACGGGCTGCACTACAAACTGCAGCTTCTACTCGAAAGAGATCGTACAGTAGTAGAATGTAGCGTCTTTATGACTGTTAACGAAGGAAATATATATGAATCTACAATTGATAAGTATCATTGTAATACAGACGAAGTTTGGAAGCATAAAACAACACAGGATAAGAGAAGTAAAACACTCG GTGGAATGGTGCCGATATCTACCAACGACcctcaaataaatttatatttgaaagatGGTTTAACCAATTTAGATAAAACTTCACCGcatacaaacaaatataaaattcttgaaataataGAAGCGACAAAACAA aCAATTAGCGGAGTTCTTTATCGCATTAAAGCCCACGTTACAGTATCGGATTGCGAAAAAGGAAAAGACACGGATCCGGCAACTTGTGGTGTACTTAAAGACGCTCCAATCAAAGAATGTCATTTCAAAATTTGGGATCAACCTTGGTTACCGCAAGGAAGACAAACGAACATCACTTGCGATAACGACGAAGAAGTTTATCGTTTCAGACAAAAACGTGATACCTTAACAG GTGGTATCAATCAAATTTCCAAGGACGATGATCAGGTCAAGTTATATTTGAAGGATGGATTAACTAATATGGATCAAGTTTCATCTCATGCTAATAAATACAAGGTTCTGGAAGTTTTGGAGGCTTCGAGTCAA gtaGTAAGCGGTGTAATGTATCGTATCAAAGCTCGTATAACCGTATCAGATTGCGAAAAAGGCAGTAAAGTTGACACCGAAAATTGCGGCGTTCTTAAAGAATCCCCTGTACAAGTATGCAATTTCAAAATCTGGGATAAACCGTGGATACCACAATCGAAAGAAACCAAAGTTActtgtaaaaaagaagaagccgAACATTCTAAGCAAAGAAGATCTGCGGGAATTCCAG gtGGTACTAACTCGATCTCTACCGACGACCCCcagatcaaaaattatctaaaagaTGCGTTAACTCATTTGGATCAATCATCTTCTCATactaacaaatataaaattttggatGTAATAGAAGCATCGAGACAG gTGGTCAGCGGTTCTTTATATCGCATCAAAGCCCATGTCACAGTATCTGATTGCGAAAAAGGAAAAGACGCGGATCCGGCAACTTGTGGTGTACTTAAAGACGCTCCAATCAAAGAATGTCATTTCAAAATTTGGGACCAACCTTGGTTACCGCAAGGAAGACAAACGAACATCACTTGCGATGAAGAACACCTTTCGTTTAGACAAAGGAGATCCGTAAATATACCACCTC atgAAGATgcagtaaaattattttttaaacattttcaactgaaatattcgaaaaattacCCAACAAAAGCTGAATACAAACATCGATTGTCAATTTTCAAGAACAATTTGAACATGATCGATTTGTTGAATAAATACGAACAAG GTACCGCCAAATATGGTATAAACCAATTTGCCGATTTAACCCAAAAAGAATTTTCTAGTCTTCACGGATTACGTACGGATCTTCAAAGCGAAAATAACGTTCCATTTCCAGTAGCCGAAATTCCGGATATAGATCTACCGACAGGTTTCGATTGGAGAGAAAAAAATGCAGTAACTGAAGTTAAAGATCAAGGATTTTGCGGTAGTTGTTGGGCTTTCAGTACCACCGGTAACGTCGAAGGACAATACGCCATCAAATATAAGAATCTCACTTCACTTTCCGAACAAGAACTAGTCGATTGTGATAAATTAGACGAAGGATGCAACGGTGGATTAATGGATAATGCATACAG GACTATTGAAAAATTGGGAGGTCTGGAGTCAGAAAAGGAATATCCCTATGACGGAAGAGAcgaaaaatgtcattttaataCATCCCAAGTTGTAGCCAGAATTACCAGCGCCGTTAACATTAGCCACAACGAAACGGATATGGCTAAATGGTTAACGAAAAACGGACCTATCGCCATAGCTATAAACGCAAATGCTATGCAATTTTATATGGGAGGAGTATCACATCCTTTCAAAATCTTTTGTAACCCCAAAAGTTTAGACCACGGTGTTTTGATAGTTGGATATGGTGTTCACA ATTATCCTTTGTTCAACAAAACTATGCCTTACTGGATAGTGAAAAATTCTTGGGGAACAAGTTGGGGCGAACAAGGATATTACAGAGTTTACAGAGGAGATGGTACGTGCGGTTTGAATCAGACTCCATCTAGTGCCATAATTGCCTAA
- the LOC130446921 gene encoding uncharacterized protein LOC130446921 isoform X4, with translation MMRLNQIFLLLSCILGSLQGDVLDFDVDTQVSSSILKYLNERNPNFSYKSAKILQKNVEGDKLDATFQVEATCDYPCQGGTLKCESIFRKIVGESLWHIAGAICAPIESIYLEQQKNIIPTFIGNPVSEQQKTIKEPKDVPRTVEEPKVEQDFVGEPKAIDVVTPKTIKNAEEPELHIEISEESPKKTVPCLGCPIDINPNAYGVADLINTALRHIESERSQKHTALKVLRVQQQVVSGIKYTLLVEVAPTVCPKTIDSPSCPIDRSRDSFICEVQFWEKSWERFTQIIKNNCTNNQEFVYNAGFYTTTKSPPREVDLSDLESQILSDFEIEQPQTTYNGNDPQILDDLAWIASKILDYHNYVLVGSSNVRLNGLHYKLQLLLERDRTVVECSVFMTVNEGNIYESTIDKYHCNTDEVWKHKTTQDKRSKTLGGMVPISTNDPQINLYLKDGLTNLDKTSPHTNKYKILEIIEATKQTISGVLYRIKAHVTVSDCEKGKDTDPATCGVLKDAPIKECHFKIWDQPWLPQGRQTNITCDNDEEVYRFRQKRDTLTGGINQISKDDDQVKLYLKDGLTNMDQVSSHANKYKVLEVLEASSQVVSGVMYRIKARITVSDCEKGSKVDTENCGVLKESPVQVCNFKIWDKPWIPQSKETKVTCKKEEAEHSKQRRSAGIPGGTNSISTDDPQIKNYLKDALTHLDQSSSHTNKYKILDVIEASRQVVSGSLYRIKAHVTVSDCEKGKDADPATCGVLKDAPIKECHFKIWDQPWLPQGRQTNITCDEEHLSFRQRRSVNIPPHEDAVKLFFKHFQLKYSKNYPTKAEYKHRLSIFKNNLNMIDLLNKYEQGTAKYGINQFADLTQKEFSSLHGLRTDLQSENNVPFPVAEIPDIDLPTGFDWREKNAVTEVKDQGFCGSCWAFSTTGNVEGQYAIKYKNLTSLSEQELVDCDKLDEGCNGGLMDNAYRTIEKLGGLESEKEYPYDGRDEKCHFNTSQVVARITSAVNISHNETDMAKWLTKNGPIAIAINANAMQFYMGGVSHPFKIFCNPKSLDHGVLIVGYGVHNYPLFNKTMPYWIVKNSWGTSWGEQGYYRVYRGDGTCGLNQTPSSAIIA, from the exons atgatgagattgaatcaaatttttctcCTTCTGTCTTGCATATTGGGAAGTTTACAAGGGGATGTCTTAGACTTTGATGTGGATACCCAAGTTTCGTCTagcattttgaaatatttgaatgaacGAAATCCTAATTTTTCCTATAAATCAGCTAAAATTTTACAGAAGAATGTCGAg GGTGATAAATTAGACGCAACTTTCCAAGTAGAAGCCACCTGTGATTACCCATGTCAAGGAGGCACTTTAAAATGTGAAAGTATTTTCCGTAAGATAGTGGGGGAGTCATTATGGCACATAGCAGGTGCAATTTGTGCTCCAATCGAATCAATATATttagaacaacaaaaaaatatcattcctACATTTATTGGAAATCCAGTATCGGAACAACAGAAAACTATAAAGGAACCTAAAGATGTACCACGTACTGTTGAAGAACCAAAAGTTGAACAGGATTTTGTTGGGGAACCAAAAGCTATTGACGTGGTTACCCCAAAGACGATCAAAAATGCCGAAGAACCTGAACTC CATATTGAAATTAGTGAAGAGAGTCCAAAGAAGACTGTACCGTGCTTAGGTTGTCCAATAGATATAAATCCAAATGCCTACGGCGTCGCTGATCTGATAAACACCGCGTTGAGGCATATCGAATCAGAAAGAAGTCAAAAGCATACGGCTCTGAAAGTTTTAAGGGTACAACAACAG GTTGTATCCGGTATTAAATATACTCTATTAGTTGAAGTAGCTCCTACTGTCTGCCCGAAAACTATCGACTCTCCTTCTTGTCCAATTGATCGGTCTCGAGACAGTTTTATTTGTGAAGTACAATTTTGGGAAAAATCCTGGGAAAGATTCACAcagattattaaaaataattgtacaaatAATCAAGAATTTGTTTATAATGCCGGTTTTTACACAACGACGAAAAGTCCACCGAGAGAAGTTGACTTGAGTGATTTGGAGTCTCAGATTCTTTCTgattttgaaattgaacaaCCCCAAACAACTTATAATGGG AATGATCCACAAATTTTAGATGATCTTGCTTGGATAGCATCCAAAATCCTCGACTACCATAATTACGTCCTAGTCGGTTCGTCAAATGTACGTTTGAACGGGCTGCACTACAAACTGCAGCTTCTACTCGAAAGAGATCGTACAGTAGTAGAATGTAGCGTCTTTATGACTGTTAACGAAGGAAATATATATGAATCTACAATTGATAAGTATCATTGTAATACAGACGAAGTTTGGAAGCATAAAACAACACAGGATAAGAGAAGTAAAACACTCG GTGGAATGGTGCCGATATCTACCAACGACcctcaaataaatttatatttgaaagatGGTTTAACCAATTTAGATAAAACTTCACCGcatacaaacaaatataaaattcttgaaataataGAAGCGACAAAACAA aCAATTAGCGGAGTTCTTTATCGCATTAAAGCCCACGTTACAGTATCGGATTGCGAAAAAGGAAAAGACACGGATCCGGCAACTTGTGGTGTACTTAAAGACGCTCCAATCAAAGAATGTCATTTCAAAATTTGGGATCAACCTTGGTTACCGCAAGGAAGACAAACGAACATCACTTGCGATAACGACGAAGAAGTTTATCGTTTCAGACAAAAACGTGATACCTTAACAG GTGGTATCAATCAAATTTCCAAGGACGATGATCAGGTCAAGTTATATTTGAAGGATGGATTAACTAATATGGATCAAGTTTCATCTCATGCTAATAAATACAAGGTTCTGGAAGTTTTGGAGGCTTCGAGTCAA gtaGTAAGCGGTGTAATGTATCGTATCAAAGCTCGTATAACCGTATCAGATTGCGAAAAAGGCAGTAAAGTTGACACCGAAAATTGCGGCGTTCTTAAAGAATCCCCTGTACAAGTATGCAATTTCAAAATCTGGGATAAACCGTGGATACCACAATCGAAAGAAACCAAAGTTActtgtaaaaaagaagaagccgAACATTCTAAGCAAAGAAGATCTGCGGGAATTCCAG gtGGTACTAACTCGATCTCTACCGACGACCCCcagatcaaaaattatctaaaagaTGCGTTAACTCATTTGGATCAATCATCTTCTCATactaacaaatataaaattttggatGTAATAGAAGCATCGAGACAG gTGGTCAGCGGTTCTTTATATCGCATCAAAGCCCATGTCACAGTATCTGATTGCGAAAAAGGAAAAGACGCGGATCCGGCAACTTGTGGTGTACTTAAAGACGCTCCAATCAAAGAATGTCATTTCAAAATTTGGGACCAACCTTGGTTACCGCAAGGAAGACAAACGAACATCACTTGCGATGAAGAACACCTTTCGTTTAGACAAAGGAGATCCGTAAATATACCACCTC atgAAGATgcagtaaaattattttttaaacattttcaactgaaatattcgaaaaattacCCAACAAAAGCTGAATACAAACATCGATTGTCAATTTTCAAGAACAATTTGAACATGATCGATTTGTTGAATAAATACGAACAAG GTACCGCCAAATATGGTATAAACCAATTTGCCGATTTAACCCAAAAAGAATTTTCTAGTCTTCACGGATTACGTACGGATCTTCAAAGCGAAAATAACGTTCCATTTCCAGTAGCCGAAATTCCGGATATAGATCTACCGACAGGTTTCGATTGGAGAGAAAAAAATGCAGTAACTGAAGTTAAAGATCAAGGATTTTGCGGTAGTTGTTGGGCTTTCAGTACCACCGGTAACGTCGAAGGACAATACGCCATCAAATATAAGAATCTCACTTCACTTTCCGAACAAGAACTAGTCGATTGTGATAAATTAGACGAAGGATGCAACGGTGGATTAATGGATAATGCATACAG GACTATTGAAAAATTGGGAGGTCTGGAGTCAGAAAAGGAATATCCCTATGACGGAAGAGAcgaaaaatgtcattttaataCATCCCAAGTTGTAGCCAGAATTACCAGCGCCGTTAACATTAGCCACAACGAAACGGATATGGCTAAATGGTTAACGAAAAACGGACCTATCGCCATAGCTATAAACGCAAATGCTATGCAATTTTATATGGGAGGAGTATCACATCCTTTCAAAATCTTTTGTAACCCCAAAAGTTTAGACCACGGTGTTTTGATAGTTGGATATGGTGTTCACA ATTATCCTTTGTTCAACAAAACTATGCCTTACTGGATAGTGAAAAATTCTTGGGGAACAAGTTGGGGCGAACAAGGATATTACAGAGTTTACAGAGGAGATGGTACGTGCGGTTTGAATCAGACTCCATCTAGTGCCATAATTGCCTAA
- the LOC130446921 gene encoding uncharacterized protein LOC130446921 isoform X1, giving the protein MMRLNQIFLLLSCILGSLQGDVLDFDVDTQVSSSILKYLNERNPNFSYKSAKILQKNVEGDKLDATFQVEATCDYPCQGGTLKCESIFRKIVGESLWHIAGAICAPIESIYLEQQKNIIPTFIGNPVSEQQKTIKEPKDVPRTVEEPKVEQDFVGEPKAIDVVTPKTIKNAEEPELHIEISEESPKKTVPCLGCPIDINPNAYGVADLINTALRHIESERSQKHTALKVLRVQQQVVSGIKYTLLVEVAPTVCPKTIDSPSCPIDRSRDSFICEVQFWEKSWERFTQIIKNNCTNNQEFVYNAGFYTTTKSPPREVDLSDLESQILSDFEIEQPQTTYNGRNWVNSIHPVYSNIGYGPEVILQKRRVRDIVEDKENEHNVFKRHYRDSDSDSSSSSSESDESNDKKRHNDDSDDDSSHSHKHKYDESSESCEHHHKHKHNHRDSDDREPIKDKHSSNDSDESNKSSDSSKSSKSRESRKSYKHSESSESSDSSESDDHKKKHKHHNNSRRKRSNELENDPQILDDLAWIASKILDYHNYVLVGSSNVRLNGLHYKLQLLLERDRTVVECSVFMTVNEGNIYESTIDKYHCNTDEVWKHKTTQDKRSKTLGGMVPISTNDPQINLYLKDGLTNLDKTSPHTNKYKILEIIEATKQTISGVLYRIKAHVTVSDCEKGKDTDPATCGVLKDAPIKECHFKIWDQPWLPQGRQTNITCDNDEEVYRFRQKRDTLTGGINQISKDDDQVKLYLKDGLTNMDQVSSHANKYKVLEVLEASSQVVSGVMYRIKARITVSDCEKGSKVDTENCGVLKESPVQVCNFKIWDKPWIPQSKETKVTCKKEEAEHSKQRRSAGIPGGTNSISTDDPQIKNYLKDALTHLDQSSSHTNKYKILDVIEASRQVVSGSLYRIKAHVTVSDCEKGKDADPATCGVLKDAPIKECHFKIWDQPWLPQGRQTNITCDEEHLSFRQRRSVNIPPHEDAVKLFFKHFQLKYSKNYPTKAEYKHRLSIFKNNLNMIDLLNKYEQGTAKYGINQFADLTQKEFSSLHGLRTDLQSENNVPFPVAEIPDIDLPTGFDWREKNAVTEVKDQGFCGSCWAFSTTGNVEGQYAIKYKNLTSLSEQELVDCDKLDEGCNGGLMDNAYRTIEKLGGLESEKEYPYDGRDEKCHFNTSQVVARITSAVNISHNETDMAKWLTKNGPIAIAINANAMQFYMGGVSHPFKIFCNPKSLDHGVLIVGYGVHTSTIRKKILPYWIVKNSWGTSWGEQGYYRVYRGDGTCGLNQTPSSAVIL; this is encoded by the exons atgatgagattgaatcaaatttttctcCTTCTGTCTTGCATATTGGGAAGTTTACAAGGGGATGTCTTAGACTTTGATGTGGATACCCAAGTTTCGTCTagcattttgaaatatttgaatgaacGAAATCCTAATTTTTCCTATAAATCAGCTAAAATTTTACAGAAGAATGTCGAg GGTGATAAATTAGACGCAACTTTCCAAGTAGAAGCCACCTGTGATTACCCATGTCAAGGAGGCACTTTAAAATGTGAAAGTATTTTCCGTAAGATAGTGGGGGAGTCATTATGGCACATAGCAGGTGCAATTTGTGCTCCAATCGAATCAATATATttagaacaacaaaaaaatatcattcctACATTTATTGGAAATCCAGTATCGGAACAACAGAAAACTATAAAGGAACCTAAAGATGTACCACGTACTGTTGAAGAACCAAAAGTTGAACAGGATTTTGTTGGGGAACCAAAAGCTATTGACGTGGTTACCCCAAAGACGATCAAAAATGCCGAAGAACCTGAACTC CATATTGAAATTAGTGAAGAGAGTCCAAAGAAGACTGTACCGTGCTTAGGTTGTCCAATAGATATAAATCCAAATGCCTACGGCGTCGCTGATCTGATAAACACCGCGTTGAGGCATATCGAATCAGAAAGAAGTCAAAAGCATACGGCTCTGAAAGTTTTAAGGGTACAACAACAG GTTGTATCCGGTATTAAATATACTCTATTAGTTGAAGTAGCTCCTACTGTCTGCCCGAAAACTATCGACTCTCCTTCTTGTCCAATTGATCGGTCTCGAGACAGTTTTATTTGTGAAGTACAATTTTGGGAAAAATCCTGGGAAAGATTCACAcagattattaaaaataattgtacaaatAATCAAGAATTTGTTTATAATGCCGGTTTTTACACAACGACGAAAAGTCCACCGAGAGAAGTTGACTTGAGTGATTTGGAGTCTCAGATTCTTTCTgattttgaaattgaacaaCCCCAAACAACTTATAATGGG CGAAATTGGGTAAACAGTATCCATCCTGTATATTCCAACATCGGGTACGGTCCGGAGGTGATATTACAAAAGAGAAGAGTCAGAGATATTgtagaagataaagaaaacgAACACAATGTATTTAAAAGACACTATAGAGATTCTGATAGTGATTCTTCATCGAGCAGTAGTGAATCTGACGAAAG taatgATAAAAAGAGACATAATGATGATAGTGATGATGATAGTAGTCATAGCCATAAACACAAGTACGACGAAAGCAGCGAAAGCTGTGAACATCATCACAAACATAAACACAATCATCGAGACAGTGATGATAGAG AGCCGATAAAAGACAAACATAGCTCTAATGACTCTGACGAATCGAATAAATCGAGCGATTCAAGTAAATCTAGTAAATCGAGAGAATCGAGAAAATCTTATAAACATAGTGAATCGAGTGAATCTTCTGATTCATCCGAATCAGATGACCACAAGAAGAAACACAAACATCACAACAATAGTAGAAGAAAGAGGTCTAATGAACTTGAG AATGATCCACAAATTTTAGATGATCTTGCTTGGATAGCATCCAAAATCCTCGACTACCATAATTACGTCCTAGTCGGTTCGTCAAATGTACGTTTGAACGGGCTGCACTACAAACTGCAGCTTCTACTCGAAAGAGATCGTACAGTAGTAGAATGTAGCGTCTTTATGACTGTTAACGAAGGAAATATATATGAATCTACAATTGATAAGTATCATTGTAATACAGACGAAGTTTGGAAGCATAAAACAACACAGGATAAGAGAAGTAAAACACTCG GTGGAATGGTGCCGATATCTACCAACGACcctcaaataaatttatatttgaaagatGGTTTAACCAATTTAGATAAAACTTCACCGcatacaaacaaatataaaattcttgaaataataGAAGCGACAAAACAA aCAATTAGCGGAGTTCTTTATCGCATTAAAGCCCACGTTACAGTATCGGATTGCGAAAAAGGAAAAGACACGGATCCGGCAACTTGTGGTGTACTTAAAGACGCTCCAATCAAAGAATGTCATTTCAAAATTTGGGATCAACCTTGGTTACCGCAAGGAAGACAAACGAACATCACTTGCGATAACGACGAAGAAGTTTATCGTTTCAGACAAAAACGTGATACCTTAACAG GTGGTATCAATCAAATTTCCAAGGACGATGATCAGGTCAAGTTATATTTGAAGGATGGATTAACTAATATGGATCAAGTTTCATCTCATGCTAATAAATACAAGGTTCTGGAAGTTTTGGAGGCTTCGAGTCAA gtaGTAAGCGGTGTAATGTATCGTATCAAAGCTCGTATAACCGTATCAGATTGCGAAAAAGGCAGTAAAGTTGACACCGAAAATTGCGGCGTTCTTAAAGAATCCCCTGTACAAGTATGCAATTTCAAAATCTGGGATAAACCGTGGATACCACAATCGAAAGAAACCAAAGTTActtgtaaaaaagaagaagccgAACATTCTAAGCAAAGAAGATCTGCGGGAATTCCAG gtGGTACTAACTCGATCTCTACCGACGACCCCcagatcaaaaattatctaaaagaTGCGTTAACTCATTTGGATCAATCATCTTCTCATactaacaaatataaaattttggatGTAATAGAAGCATCGAGACAG gTGGTCAGCGGTTCTTTATATCGCATCAAAGCCCATGTCACAGTATCTGATTGCGAAAAAGGAAAAGACGCGGATCCGGCAACTTGTGGTGTACTTAAAGACGCTCCAATCAAAGAATGTCATTTCAAAATTTGGGACCAACCTTGGTTACCGCAAGGAAGACAAACGAACATCACTTGCGATGAAGAACACCTTTCGTTTAGACAAAGGAGATCCGTAAATATACCACCTC atgAAGATgcagtaaaattattttttaaacattttcaactgaaatattcgaaaaattacCCAACAAAAGCTGAATACAAACATCGATTGTCAATTTTCAAGAACAATTTGAACATGATCGATTTGTTGAATAAATACGAACAAG GTACCGCCAAATATGGTATAAACCAATTTGCCGATTTAACCCAAAAAGAATTTTCTAGTCTTCACGGATTACGTACGGATCTTCAAAGCGAAAATAACGTTCCATTTCCAGTAGCCGAAATTCCGGATATAGATCTACCGACAGGTTTCGATTGGAGAGAAAAAAATGCAGTAACTGAAGTTAAAGATCAAGGATTTTGCGGTAGTTGTTGGGCTTTCAGTACCACCGGTAACGTCGAAGGACAATACGCCATCAAATATAAGAATCTCACTTCACTTTCCGAACAAGAACTAGTCGATTGTGATAAATTAGACGAAGGATGCAACGGTGGATTAATGGATAATGCATACAG GACTATTGAAAAATTGGGAGGTCTGGAGTCAGAAAAGGAATATCCCTATGACGGAAGAGAcgaaaaatgtcattttaataCATCCCAAGTTGTAGCCAGAATTACCAGCGCCGTTAACATTAGCCACAACGAAACGGATATGGCTAAATGGTTAACGAAAAACGGACCTATCGCCATAGCTATAAACGCAAATGCTATGCAATTTTATATGGGAGGAGTATCACATCCTTTCAAAATCTTTTGTAACCCCAAAAGTTTAGACCACGGTGTTTTGATAGTTGGATATGGTGTTCACA CTAGTACTATTCGAAAGAAAATCCTGCCTTATTGGATCGTGAAAAATTCCTGGGGTACGAGCTGGGGTGAACAAGGATATTACAGAGTCTACAGAGGAGATGGGACATGTGGTTTGAATCAAACACCATCTAGTGCTGTTATATTATAA